The Eriocheir sinensis breed Jianghai 21 chromosome 21, ASM2467909v1, whole genome shotgun sequence genome includes the window CTCCATCGcctatatttctctctccctccctccttccctccatccatcctcctTAGGTATTCAGAgagacctttccctccctctatcctcccACTTTTTACATACATTCATGCGTTTACCTCCGGcacgtgttgtgttgtgtttgctgGTGCTTCAGGAGGTGCAGAGGTACGCGCTGTTTCATGTTCACCTgcttctgccttctcctccaaCCTGGCGTACCTGTGTAGTTTGTTGATGTTGTATTTCCAAGGTGCTGCTGTGGTGTATTGTGTCGGGTATTTTAGTGGCTCTTCGAAAATATGTTGGCGTCTGAGTAGTAACtttttttcgtcgtattttgtagTATTTTATGTTTTCAGTTTCCTTTAGTttagttttcttcatttctttacgtTCGCCCATGCTTACTTTTCAAAGCAGTTCAATTTTTTCAACATCAAAGACATATTTTCAAGGGTTGTCTCATTATCCATATACTTATTTCTTCAAACTTATTTTTTCTTGGACATCGTTACGCTAAATTTTCCCGGCTGCGTATTATAATAATCATATGATCGTATTCGTCCTCTTAATTATTATATACAGCGCTAGACTTTCAGGAGCATCAAAATAATATACTATCGTGTTTCCAATCACGTGTTTCGGTCTTTCttttctaacatttttttcttcgtaaGTCAAGTTTTGGCAAATTGTGTGAGGTGTGATGGCGTGCGTGCGTCAGCTGATCACCGCCCTTAAGTGAGGGAATTACCGCGTTAGTGTGGCCGAAGGTCGCGTCTTTACGAGGTTATGGGGCGAGGAGTGATAAGAGGCGGAGGGGAGTAAGGCGGCGAGGGGCGGAGGCAGAGGCAAGGGGCAAAGACGAGGGGAGggcgaggagacggaggaggagtaggggttCGGGGGGGCTTAACACATCAGTCCATTAGGGTGCTTCCTGCCTTCACCACCTTTATTTTTGCCCGCCTGACCTCCCCTTACCTCAgcgcacctcacctcacctgacctcacctcacttcCCCGCATCTCACTGCATGTCAATTTATCTCGTACCGTCCGACTCCGTTAAGTGtactcgttgtgtgtgtgtgtgtgtgtgtctgtgtgtgtggctgtgtgatgaaggtgatgtgtgtgtatcttttatctttctatcttattttctgaTTTTATCCGCACTTTATCGTTACTTTGCGTCCATTTTgacaacgtaaacacacacacacacacacacacacacacacacacacacacacacacacacacacacacacacatgaacttgACAGGCATCATTATCGTTGAAATGTGCTCATAAACTCGTGGCAAATAACTCGTTTAGTTACTCGTATATTTTCATCCATGAACTTGACGGAGAAATAAGACTCGCGCTCCCTcgtgtaataataacaataatgaagatgagaaaaaccatgaaaataataataataaaaataatgatgataataataataataataataataataataataataataataatcttttagATCCACCTGGACTGAACAGAGcaataaaaatacattaaagaGACAGCTATCCAAAGCACCATGACCGCTTTACCTGGTCGAGACAACAAGGCAAGGTCAACACACATTCTCAGTGATTGAATGGACGACTTGGACGAATCCCACGACCATGTGACACGACCTCTGTGCTCAGGCCCTCGCCAACACCTCAGCGCATGGCGGCCGCAGAGTAACCTGTGGTCGTACCTCATCCAAAGCACCCCAGCGTCGGCCGCAACGCACGACGCACCGATGACACCTCATAACCTCATCCCCTGGAGCcgtgaaaaaagggaggaggaggacgaagcagGTGGAGGCGCGGCAGGCTGGCTGCACCCTCTCCCGGCCAGCCCGCGCCCTACACACCACCCACCGCAGAATCACATATATTTCGCCTTAACTCGCTGGGCTGTCCTCTCCTGCTGGAGCGTGTGGCGGGAGACAGACCCTCGACGTAAAGACAGACGCCTACTGACGCCCGCTGACAGGAGGGGCGCCAGACGTCTCTACCGCGCCATGGCTCACCACTCAGGAGCGGGGCGCCCTTGTAAAACTGAAGAAAGTGTGAGTAATGGGAGTGAGAGAGTTGACTGTGTGGGAGTGTCCGACagccaggcggcggcggcggggcgtgtGAGGGCGAGCGGTGCCTCAGTGAGCCGCGAGGAGGTGGCTGCCCCGCGGTGGCTCACCCCCGGCGCGGCGTGTGGCTCCCGTGACACCAGTGGGCGAGGGAGCTGGTCTCCGCCGCCACCCATGTGCACGAACCAGAAAAGGACTTCCCCCACGcacccgcccgccgcccgctgTGCTCACTCCCCCGCCATGCTCAAGATGGGCGCCTCCCCTGTGCTCGTGTGGGTGTTGCTCCTCGCCCTGGCCTGTGGGGGCGGGCGGGTGGGCGTCGTGGCTTCTGAATTCCCCGATCGTGAGTGCTGTGACTctgccccgcccccgccgccacattaccacaccaccacctccaccacgccgGGGCCGCTTGTCCGCACGCTCTCCACATCCAGCACCCCGCCGCCCCCAAGCTTCTTCCCCATCGCCTCCATATCCCCGACAGGTAAGCTTCCCAACTCCTCCTGAGAGTCAAGTGTATAATTCCCTCATTCTGATTTGTCTTGGATTCCACGTTTATTCCTGTTCCCACGCACGTCTCTCCCGAATAAGGTAAGAATGTATAAAGATAAAtgtgaatgggagggagaagtaaTGAGAGGATGAATGGACAGGTTAATTTAAGGCTCAAGGAAGgtaataagaggagggaggagaaaattaaTAGTTGAGACAGAGAAGCGAGTGATGtacagaaaaaggggagagggagagagatgtaaTACGGCCGCTctaaagagagaaacgagaattAAATGGGAAGATTTCGagctatatattctttttattcttgttttttttcatatatgttaAAAAGATAGTGGAATTTTGGAAAGGttatttttatctgtatttctctatatctctttttctttttttctctaattcagATATTGTACTATTAATCATCCTTCTACTCACACACATTTaatcttcttccatccctccctgcctcctccttctccactcttcctc containing:
- the LOC127001506 gene encoding uncharacterized protein LOC127001506, with the translated sequence MDDLDESHDHVTRPLCSGPRQHLSAWRPQSNLWSYLIQSTPASAATHDAPMTPHNLIPWSREKREEEDEAGGGAAGWLHPLPASPRPTHHPPQNHIYFALTRWAVLSCWSVWRETDPRRKDRRLLTPADRRGARRLYRAMAHHSGAGRPCKTEESVSNGSERVDCVGVSDSQAAAAGRVRASGASVSREEVAAPRWLTPGAACGSRDTSGRGSWSPPPPMCTNQKRTSPTHPPAARCAHSPAMLKMGASPVLVWVLLLALACGGGRVGVVASEFPDRECCDSAPPPPPHYHTTTSTTPGPLVRTLSTSSTPPPPSFFPIASISPTGKLPNSS